A genomic stretch from Antarcticibacterium flavum includes:
- a CDS encoding pyridoxal phosphate-dependent decarboxylase family protein: protein MNDLKDRILALQLQSAALEPGEGERDRLLEELQYYSNNFINSLGEQKAYIGEKADVSTFQIGEGTRTLKEVLEIYSREVAAKGVKPASGGHMGYIPGGGIFTAALGDYLADVTNEYAGISFASPGAVAMEHALLNWMKSLFNFPETAVGNLTSGGSIANMIALTAARDKYVIKGAQIEKSVVYLSEHLHHCNLKALRIIGLEDVVIRHLQLDERSRIDPGDLEKKVNEDKLAGLKPFLVIASAGTTDTGAVDPLKDIGEICLAEDLWFHIDAAYGGFFILTEKCKSMFRGIGLANSLAIDPHKGLFLPFGLGAVLIKDREAVFHSHHHNANYMQDAKENAEVIDPADVSPELTKHFRALRLWLPLQLHGTAPFIACLQEKLLLTKYFRIKLKEAGFKLGPEPDLTVSYFWWPLAVGDENSFNKRLIKEIHRDGRVFLTSTTIKGKFVIRLAILSFRSKIETVDRAMEMILTAKEKVLAEDKDLGI from the coding sequence ATGAATGATCTTAAGGACCGTATCCTGGCGCTGCAGCTGCAAAGTGCTGCACTTGAGCCGGGAGAGGGGGAGCGTGACCGGCTGCTTGAGGAATTACAATACTATTCCAATAATTTCATAAACTCTCTTGGGGAACAAAAAGCTTATATAGGAGAGAAAGCAGATGTTTCCACTTTCCAAATAGGTGAGGGAACACGTACTCTTAAGGAAGTGCTGGAAATTTATAGCAGGGAAGTGGCAGCAAAGGGTGTGAAGCCTGCCAGTGGAGGCCATATGGGTTATATTCCCGGTGGCGGCATCTTTACCGCAGCACTTGGCGATTACCTGGCCGATGTTACCAATGAATATGCGGGTATTTCTTTTGCCTCCCCCGGTGCTGTCGCGATGGAACACGCGCTGCTTAATTGGATGAAGTCCTTATTTAATTTTCCCGAAACAGCAGTAGGCAATCTTACTTCGGGCGGGTCCATTGCCAATATGATCGCTCTTACCGCAGCGCGGGACAAATACGTGATAAAAGGGGCACAAATCGAAAAAAGTGTGGTGTATCTAAGTGAACACCTGCACCATTGTAATCTTAAAGCCCTTAGAATAATTGGCCTGGAAGATGTGGTCATTCGCCACCTGCAGTTGGATGAACGTTCGCGAATTGATCCAGGAGATCTTGAAAAAAAGGTAAATGAAGATAAGCTTGCCGGGCTAAAACCTTTCCTTGTTATAGCTTCTGCCGGTACTACAGATACCGGGGCAGTGGATCCCCTTAAAGATATTGGGGAAATTTGTTTGGCAGAAGATCTTTGGTTTCACATTGATGCTGCCTATGGCGGATTCTTTATTCTTACTGAAAAATGTAAATCAATGTTTAGAGGGATAGGGCTGGCCAATTCTCTTGCCATAGATCCCCATAAAGGTTTGTTTCTTCCGTTTGGCCTGGGCGCGGTTTTAATAAAGGACAGGGAAGCAGTATTCCACTCTCATCATCACAATGCCAACTACATGCAGGATGCTAAGGAAAACGCCGAAGTTATAGATCCTGCCGATGTTTCACCTGAACTTACAAAGCATTTTAGGGCCTTGCGCCTCTGGTTGCCATTACAACTGCATGGAACAGCGCCTTTCATTGCCTGCCTGCAAGAAAAGCTCCTGCTTACCAAATACTTCAGAATTAAATTGAAGGAAGCCGGTTTTAAACTTGGCCCGGAACCAGATCTTACCGTAAGTTACTTCTGGTGGCCTCTTGCCGTGGGAGATGAAAATTCTTTTAATAAAAGACTCATCAAAGAGATCCATAGAGATGGGCGGGTATTCCTTACGTCAACTACAATCAAGGGTAAATTCGTTATAAGACTGGCAATCCTGTCCTTTCGATCAAAAATTGAAACCGTAGACCGGGCAATGGAAATGATCCTCACCGCAAAAGAGAAGGTCCTGGCAGAGGATAAGGATTTGGGAATTTAG
- a CDS encoding helix-turn-helix domain-containing protein, which yields MIRDFAKKVNCKIPDALKDLVVGVIIGHSGKAVDEVIPMYASGYAVLINIFEDKPSLIIDGKKQEIKSRLIIAGQICDKIIFFQINGIFGQLGIVLHPTAPYYLFHKSGVAFLNTWSSLEENTPFNTRDFSNNLQTAHSRDGRIQIMFNFLIELEKHRIPKIHWLDESLELILKSNGRISQRELIIKSAVSARHYRRIFKKVIGVSPKYYCKIIQLATVFELLKNSEKQKLHHLALDCGYYDQSHFIRDFQKLIGRSPGDFMNGKFSYLSTYMGRRGI from the coding sequence ATGATAAGGGATTTTGCGAAAAAAGTAAATTGCAAAATCCCTGATGCGTTAAAGGATCTGGTAGTAGGTGTTATCATAGGTCATTCTGGAAAAGCGGTCGATGAGGTAATCCCTATGTACGCATCTGGTTATGCCGTATTAATCAATATTTTTGAAGACAAACCATCTTTAATAATAGATGGGAAAAAACAGGAAATTAAATCCCGTCTTATTATTGCAGGTCAAATTTGCGATAAGATTATTTTTTTTCAGATAAACGGGATATTTGGCCAGCTTGGTATTGTTCTCCATCCTACGGCTCCTTATTATCTTTTTCACAAATCTGGAGTTGCTTTTTTAAATACCTGGAGTAGCCTGGAGGAAAACACTCCCTTTAATACCCGTGATTTTAGCAATAACCTACAAACCGCACATTCCAGAGATGGTCGAATTCAAATCATGTTCAATTTCCTTATTGAATTGGAGAAGCATCGAATTCCTAAAATACACTGGCTTGATGAATCTCTTGAATTAATTCTGAAAAGTAATGGAAGGATTTCCCAAAGGGAACTTATTATAAAATCTGCTGTTTCTGCGAGACATTACAGGCGAATCTTTAAAAAAGTTATTGGGGTTTCACCTAAGTATTATTGCAAGATCATACAACTTGCCACTGTTTTCGAATTGCTTAAGAATTCAGAAAAACAAAAACTTCACCATTTGGCCCTGGATTGTGGCTATTATGACCAATCCCATTTTATACGTGATTTTCAGAAATTAATAGGTAGAAGTCCCGGGGATTTTATGAATGGAAAGTTTTCGTATCTAAGCACCTATATGGGTAGAAGGGGAATTTAA
- a CDS encoding IS4 family transposase, with amino-acid sequence MDKITRNSGMPVLGQLLSFIPRSNFNRLVGQLGTDRYTKRFTSWDHLVCMLFAVIENVGGLRELCSGLAAHNQSLKHLGMSSMPCRSTVSDANMRRCSELFEKTFISIYKQHYRFFSDSSIPKNEKWLSRLFLVDSTTVTLFKNIMKACGNAMANGRRKGGVKIHTGMWLKEQVPSLIMITKAAENDKNFMPRFKKLPAQTIVVFDKAYLNFGLFIHWSKNDVSFVSRLHKRCKVTWGNYNLLTKEDEQYGILEDCRAELGHSQQKQKVKCRIIKFYDHKDQREIEFITNDMQLPACTIAEIYKQRWQIELLFKRLKQNLKITSFIGDNENAIRIQIWCALIADLLVQIARKGSRRCRLSYSVICGLFRLHLMNYVRVTDLLLKSADPNIYPKNIQLAPNLFDIGPP; translated from the coding sequence ATGGACAAAATTACAAGAAATTCTGGAATGCCGGTTCTCGGACAGCTGTTATCTTTTATTCCCCGAAGCAATTTTAACCGTTTAGTTGGCCAATTAGGTACAGATCGCTATACCAAACGATTTACATCCTGGGATCACCTGGTCTGTATGTTGTTTGCGGTTATTGAGAATGTTGGCGGATTACGTGAGTTATGCTCTGGTTTAGCAGCACATAATCAAAGTTTAAAACATTTAGGAATGAGTTCTATGCCATGCAGAAGCACCGTGAGTGATGCTAATATGCGCCGGTGTTCTGAGTTGTTTGAAAAAACCTTTATAAGCATATATAAGCAGCACTATCGTTTTTTCTCGGACAGCAGTATACCTAAAAATGAAAAATGGCTCTCCAGGCTGTTTTTGGTTGACTCTACCACTGTTACGTTATTCAAGAATATAATGAAGGCCTGTGGTAATGCTATGGCTAACGGGAGGCGTAAGGGAGGAGTTAAAATACATACTGGAATGTGGCTAAAAGAACAAGTTCCTTCTTTAATAATGATTACTAAAGCAGCGGAAAATGATAAAAATTTTATGCCCCGATTTAAAAAACTTCCTGCACAGACCATTGTAGTTTTTGATAAGGCATACTTAAATTTTGGTTTATTTATTCATTGGAGTAAAAACGATGTCAGTTTTGTAAGCCGACTGCACAAAAGATGCAAAGTAACTTGGGGGAATTATAACCTCTTAACTAAGGAGGATGAGCAATATGGCATATTGGAAGACTGTAGAGCAGAATTAGGGCATAGCCAGCAAAAACAAAAAGTAAAATGCCGCATTATAAAGTTTTATGATCACAAAGATCAACGGGAAATTGAATTTATTACCAATGATATGCAGCTGCCTGCTTGCACAATTGCAGAAATATACAAGCAGCGATGGCAAATTGAGCTTTTATTTAAAAGGCTCAAGCAAAACCTTAAGATCACCAGCTTTATTGGCGATAATGAGAATGCAATACGAATTCAAATCTGGTGTGCACTTATAGCGGATTTACTGGTCCAAATAGCTCGAAAAGGGTCTCGACGTTGCAGATTATCTTATTCGGTGATTTGCGGGCTATTTAGACTTCATTTAATGAATTATGTGAGAGTTACAGACTTACTTTTAAAATCAGCAGATCCTAACATTTATCCTAAAAATATACAGCTTGCACCTAACCTTTTTGACATAGGACCCCCATAG
- a CDS encoding amidohydrolase family protein, translating into MNSFRKILGILAFILLFINQLQAQEKDDITAEVFVFKNVNVLPMDREEVLEDHHVIVENNRITRLGPSAEITIPQGAVEIEGRGRYLMPGLAEMHGHIPGEDQVQYAEDVLFLYIANGVTTVRNMLGTKFQLQLRERVRKGELPGPTIFAASPWLSQEAIPTPQAADNAVREYKSTGFDLLKIGSLEPETYKQMAATAHEIGMPFGGHIPEAVGLAGALEARQTSIDHYDRYVEFLVPEEAKQGRSNGFFGSGIIGLIDRERIPLAIEKTLEAGTWNVPTLSLIEHLANEEEAEEMIKRPEMKYMPKQVLDGWVKFKNDYVQRDDFQPDDTAKLVEFRRELTKKLHDAGANIVLGSDAPQFFNVPGFSIHHELEMMVNSGLSPYEVLVTGTKNAAEYFATPEEFGTIQPGRRADLILLNSNPIEDISNVKDRAGVMVRGEWYPEEKISEKLQEIEKRNRGN; encoded by the coding sequence ATGAATAGCTTCAGAAAAATATTAGGGATACTGGCATTTATTTTACTATTTATAAATCAGCTTCAGGCACAGGAAAAGGATGATATTACAGCTGAAGTATTTGTTTTTAAAAATGTGAATGTACTTCCCATGGACCGGGAGGAAGTACTGGAGGATCATCATGTGATCGTAGAGAACAACAGGATCACAAGGCTAGGCCCTTCAGCAGAAATTACCATTCCGCAAGGAGCAGTTGAAATTGAAGGCAGGGGCCGCTATCTTATGCCCGGACTTGCAGAGATGCACGGACATATTCCAGGAGAGGACCAGGTCCAATATGCAGAAGATGTCCTTTTCCTTTATATCGCTAACGGGGTCACCACCGTTCGCAATATGCTGGGTACAAAGTTCCAGTTGCAACTTCGGGAACGAGTAAGGAAAGGAGAATTACCTGGCCCTACCATTTTTGCAGCCAGCCCATGGCTAAGCCAGGAAGCTATTCCCACCCCTCAAGCTGCAGATAATGCAGTAAGGGAATATAAATCCACAGGCTTTGACCTCCTGAAAATTGGAAGTCTTGAGCCTGAAACCTATAAACAAATGGCTGCGACGGCTCATGAAATAGGAATGCCTTTTGGTGGCCATATTCCGGAAGCAGTGGGGCTGGCAGGAGCGCTTGAAGCACGGCAAACCTCCATTGATCATTATGACAGGTATGTGGAGTTCCTGGTACCCGAAGAGGCGAAACAAGGCCGCAGCAACGGTTTCTTTGGCAGCGGGATCATAGGCCTTATTGACCGGGAAAGGATCCCTCTGGCTATAGAAAAAACACTGGAGGCAGGCACCTGGAATGTACCAACCCTAAGCCTCATTGAACATCTTGCCAATGAAGAAGAAGCTGAGGAAATGATCAAACGCCCTGAAATGAAATACATGCCCAAACAGGTACTGGATGGCTGGGTTAAATTCAAGAATGACTATGTGCAACGCGATGATTTCCAACCAGATGATACAGCAAAACTGGTAGAATTTAGACGGGAACTAACAAAAAAACTTCACGATGCCGGTGCAAATATTGTTTTGGGATCTGATGCGCCACAATTCTTCAACGTGCCCGGGTTTTCAATTCACCACGAACTGGAAATGATGGTTAATTCCGGTCTTTCCCCCTATGAAGTCCTGGTGACGGGAACTAAGAATGCAGCCGAATATTTCGCAACCCCTGAAGAATTTGGAACCATACAACCCGGCCGCCGTGCCGATCTCATTTTGCTGAATTCCAATCCAATAGAAGATATTTCTAATGTAAAAGATCGTGCCGGGGTCATGGTACGGGGAGAATGGTATCCGGAGGAAAAGATCAGCGAAAAATTGCAGGAGATCGAGAAGAGGAACAGGGGGAATTAG
- a CDS encoding S9 family peptidase, translating into MKKRNFGIPATAAMFSLLLLLGTGCSSSKDRDAGETVAVVEQSAPEVRTPQPPVAPVHPKELTIHNDTRIDNYYWLNERDNPEVISYLNAENAYTRQVMSDTEDLQEQLFDEIVSRIKQTDESVPYKKNGYFYYTRYEEGQEYPIYARKKESIDAAEEVMLNANERAEGKSYYAAAGMNVSPNNKLMAFGEDTVSRRQYTLRFKNLETGELLEDRIPNTTGSAVWAGDNKTIFYTMKDPALRSFKIFSHILGTPASQDREVYHEDDETFNTFVYKTKSDKYIIIGSSSTMSQEYRFVDANDPAATFKVIQPRERGLEYSIDHYGDSFYIRTNKDAATNFKLMKTPVTKTSKENWKDVIPHREDTYLEGTEIFKDYLVLQERKDALTHLRIKKWDDPQTDYYVDFGEEAYTAGISVNPDFDSKVLRYGYSSLTTPFSTYDYNMETREKTLMKEQEVVGDFSKDNYVSKRIYATAKDGTRIPVSLVYRKGLNLDGNNPTLQYAYGSYGYSTNPGFNSARLSLLDRGFVYAIAHIRGGQEMGRQWYEDGKMMNKKNTFTDFIAVSEYLIEQKYTNPNKLFAQGGSAGGLLMGAVVNMRPDLYKGVHAAVPFVDVITTMLDTSIPLTTGEFDEWGNPADKEAYDYMLSYSPYDNVEAKEYPNMLVTTGLHDSQVQYFEPAKWVAKLRQMKTDDNLLLLQTNMDAGHGGASGRFQPYRETALQYAFFLKLADITQ; encoded by the coding sequence ATGAAAAAAAGGAATTTTGGTATACCAGCCACGGCTGCTATGTTTTCTTTGCTCCTGCTGTTGGGCACAGGTTGTAGTAGCAGCAAAGATAGAGATGCCGGGGAAACTGTTGCAGTAGTTGAACAATCTGCCCCCGAGGTCCGGACGCCCCAACCCCCTGTGGCTCCCGTACATCCAAAGGAATTAACCATCCACAATGATACCCGGATAGATAACTATTACTGGCTTAATGAAAGGGATAATCCAGAAGTGATCTCTTACCTCAATGCTGAAAATGCCTATACCCGGCAGGTAATGAGTGATACTGAAGACTTACAGGAACAACTCTTTGATGAGATCGTAAGTAGAATTAAGCAAACAGACGAATCTGTACCCTACAAAAAGAACGGATATTTCTATTATACCCGCTACGAGGAAGGACAGGAGTATCCTATATACGCCAGGAAAAAAGAGAGCATTGATGCGGCTGAAGAAGTGATGCTTAATGCAAATGAACGCGCAGAAGGAAAAAGTTATTATGCTGCTGCAGGAATGAATGTGAGCCCAAACAACAAGTTAATGGCCTTTGGGGAAGATACCGTAAGCCGCCGGCAATATACCCTGCGGTTTAAAAATTTGGAAACAGGGGAACTTCTTGAAGACAGGATACCCAATACTACTGGTTCTGCTGTATGGGCAGGGGACAATAAAACAATATTTTATACAATGAAGGACCCCGCACTGCGATCCTTTAAGATCTTTAGTCATATTCTTGGTACCCCGGCCTCACAGGACAGGGAGGTTTATCATGAAGATGACGAAACCTTCAACACCTTTGTCTATAAAACGAAATCTGATAAATACATAATCATTGGTTCCAGCAGTACTATGTCACAGGAATACCGGTTTGTGGACGCCAATGATCCTGCAGCCACCTTTAAGGTTATCCAGCCAAGGGAGCGGGGCCTTGAATATAGTATTGACCATTATGGAGATAGCTTCTACATTCGAACCAATAAAGATGCAGCTACCAATTTTAAATTGATGAAAACCCCGGTAACAAAAACATCCAAAGAGAACTGGAAGGATGTCATTCCTCACCGGGAAGATACTTATCTCGAGGGAACCGAAATATTTAAGGATTACCTGGTCCTGCAGGAACGCAAAGATGCCCTTACCCATTTAAGAATAAAAAAATGGGATGATCCTCAAACCGACTATTATGTAGATTTTGGAGAAGAAGCCTATACAGCCGGTATTAGTGTTAATCCAGATTTTGACAGCAAAGTTCTTAGATACGGTTATAGTTCCCTTACTACACCTTTCTCGACATACGACTATAATATGGAAACCAGGGAGAAAACCCTTATGAAAGAGCAGGAGGTAGTGGGTGATTTCAGCAAAGATAATTATGTATCCAAACGTATTTACGCGACTGCTAAGGATGGTACCAGGATTCCTGTTTCCCTGGTTTACAGAAAAGGTCTTAATCTTGACGGTAACAATCCTACCCTTCAATATGCTTATGGTTCTTATGGGTACTCTACCAATCCCGGTTTTAATTCTGCCAGGCTTAGTTTACTGGACCGAGGCTTTGTATATGCGATCGCACATATTAGGGGAGGCCAGGAAATGGGCCGGCAGTGGTATGAGGATGGAAAAATGATGAACAAAAAAAATACGTTTACAGATTTTATTGCTGTATCTGAATATTTAATCGAGCAAAAATATACCAATCCCAATAAGCTTTTTGCCCAGGGAGGCAGTGCGGGTGGGTTGCTTATGGGAGCTGTTGTGAATATGCGGCCAGACCTTTATAAAGGAGTACACGCCGCTGTACCATTTGTAGATGTTATAACTACTATGCTGGACACCAGTATTCCTTTAACTACCGGAGAATTTGACGAATGGGGGAACCCTGCAGATAAAGAAGCTTATGATTATATGCTGTCCTATTCCCCATATGATAATGTTGAAGCAAAGGAATATCCAAATATGCTGGTTACCACAGGTCTGCATGATTCCCAGGTACAGTACTTTGAACCTGCTAAATGGGTTGCCAAATTGCGTCAAATGAAAACAGATGATAACCTCCTTTTGCTCCAAACCAATATGGATGCCGGGCACGGCGGAGCATCGGGACGCTTTCAGCCATACAGGGAAACCGCTTTACAATACGCCTTTTTCCTGAAGCTGGCAGATATAACACAATAA
- a CDS encoding TrkH family potassium uptake protein, with protein MSRLNFKIISHIMGLLLLFNGSFMLLAALASFYYEDGVTLEISLASLITLFTGMLLMYFTRGHHKEMKPREGYLIVSLGWIFMALSGTLPYLLSGAIPQVTNAFFETMSGYTTTGATILNDIEVVPKGILLWRSLTHWIGGMGIIVLAIAILPLLGVGGMQLFSAESPGPSADKLKPRIADTAKRLWLIYVGFTIAETILLKVAGMSLFDAVNHALSTMASGGFSTKNASAAYWNNQPIIQYILILFMFLAGTNFVVSYFAFKGRFQRVFQDDEFRWYVGFVVTFSIITALLIYFQADLSLSSISHPQVWGVAESSFRHALFQVLAIITTTGFVSADYTLWSPFLTILFFGLFFTGGSAGSTSGGVKVMRHMIMIKNGLMEFKRILHPNAILPVRFNGKAVENNIVFNILGFFILYMLSFIVGALVLSFMGLDFTTAIGAAASSIGNVGPALGNLGPVNNFDAIPAMAKWWCSFLMLIGRLELFTVLILFTQFFWRNR; from the coding sequence ATGTCCCGTTTAAATTTCAAGATCATTTCCCATATTATGGGCCTGCTCCTGCTTTTCAATGGTAGTTTTATGCTGTTGGCTGCATTGGCGAGTTTTTATTATGAGGATGGGGTAACCCTTGAAATCTCCCTGGCCTCCTTAATAACCCTATTTACCGGGATGCTACTTATGTACTTCACCCGGGGGCATCACAAGGAGATGAAACCACGAGAAGGTTATCTCATTGTAAGCTTAGGATGGATCTTTATGGCCCTAAGCGGCACATTGCCATATTTGTTGAGCGGCGCTATACCACAAGTAACCAATGCTTTCTTTGAGACCATGTCTGGTTACACTACAACCGGCGCCACCATACTTAATGATATCGAAGTGGTACCAAAAGGCATTTTGCTCTGGCGCAGCCTTACCCACTGGATTGGAGGGATGGGAATTATTGTACTTGCCATAGCAATTTTACCGTTACTGGGGGTAGGAGGAATGCAACTTTTCTCTGCAGAATCGCCCGGTCCCAGTGCAGATAAGCTTAAACCGCGTATTGCCGATACAGCTAAAAGATTGTGGTTGATCTATGTAGGCTTTACTATTGCTGAAACTATCTTGCTCAAAGTTGCAGGGATGAGTTTGTTTGACGCTGTTAACCATGCTTTAAGCACCATGGCTTCGGGAGGATTCTCTACTAAGAATGCCAGTGCAGCTTATTGGAATAACCAGCCTATAATACAATATATCTTAATCTTATTTATGTTTTTGGCAGGTACTAATTTTGTAGTTAGTTATTTTGCTTTTAAAGGAAGGTTTCAAAGAGTATTTCAAGATGATGAATTTCGTTGGTATGTAGGATTTGTTGTTACCTTTTCAATTATTACGGCACTTTTAATATATTTTCAGGCAGACCTTAGCTTATCCTCAATTTCCCATCCACAGGTTTGGGGAGTGGCAGAGAGTTCCTTTCGCCACGCTCTGTTCCAGGTCCTCGCCATCATTACTACCACAGGATTTGTATCTGCAGACTATACCTTATGGTCGCCATTTCTCACTATCCTATTTTTTGGACTATTTTTTACAGGAGGGTCTGCAGGTTCAACTTCAGGAGGGGTTAAAGTAATGCGGCATATGATAATGATCAAGAATGGCCTTATGGAGTTTAAGAGAATCCTTCACCCCAATGCCATTTTACCTGTAAGGTTCAACGGTAAGGCTGTAGAGAACAATATAGTATTCAATATCCTTGGTTTTTTTATTCTATATATGCTATCTTTTATAGTTGGTGCACTTGTCCTTTCTTTCATGGGGCTGGATTTTACCACTGCAATAGGAGCCGCAGCCTCTTCCATTGGTAACGTTGGGCCCGCCCTGGGAAATCTTGGACCGGTCAACAATTTTGATGCTATCCCGGCAATGGCCAAATGGTGGTGTAGTTTCCTTATGCTTATTGGCAGGCTGGAACTTTTTACAGTTCTTATACTTTTTACTCAATTTTTCTGGAGGAACAGGTAA
- a CDS encoding fasciclin domain-containing protein: MKNFNYKFQGISRMSTLLMMLLFAFVFTSCEKDEAVSPAVNDAEMAILDLLKVPADENNVDTRRKGAPAKGDDAIAAIAIAGGFNELVDALFFVDEELDAGLVNLFLNGTDQYTVFAPTDAAFSELYGVLGIESVRELDAETVLEVLLYHVTEGRRASNSVVPPVRSRTIETLLGETFSVNTAAEINAIGSTANIGPADISASNGIIHVIDSVLLPF, encoded by the coding sequence ATGAAAAATTTCAATTACAAATTTCAGGGTATCTCAAGAATGAGTACTCTTCTTATGATGCTTTTATTTGCTTTTGTTTTCACATCATGTGAAAAGGATGAGGCAGTATCACCTGCAGTCAATGATGCGGAAATGGCAATTCTGGATCTTTTAAAAGTGCCTGCAGATGAGAATAACGTGGATACCCGTAGAAAGGGTGCTCCTGCCAAGGGTGATGACGCCATTGCTGCAATCGCCATTGCAGGTGGCTTTAATGAACTGGTAGATGCCTTATTCTTTGTAGATGAAGAACTCGATGCAGGCCTCGTGAACCTTTTTCTTAATGGAACAGACCAGTACACCGTTTTTGCCCCTACAGATGCTGCCTTTTCAGAATTATATGGTGTCCTGGGAATTGAAAGTGTGAGAGAGCTTGACGCAGAAACTGTACTTGAAGTATTACTATATCACGTTACTGAGGGTCGCAGAGCTTCAAACAGTGTGGTGCCGCCGGTACGCAGCAGGACTATAGAAACCTTACTGGGCGAAACCTTTAGCGTAAATACAGCTGCTGAAATTAATGCGATTGGTAGTACCGCCAATATTGGCCCGGCAGATATCTCTGCCTCAAATGGGATCATACATGTTATTGATAGTGTCCTGTTGCCATTTTAG
- a CDS encoding aldehyde dehydrogenase family protein: MLSLEFDMIFFTGSTRVGKLVMKAAAEHLTPVVLELGGKSPCIVDENANLEISAKRIAWGKTINAGQTCIAPDYLLLNRNVKREFLELLKGHLESMFGSDIKQSEYYGRIVNDKTFNKLEQLLQETKGNIFYGGETEKNQRFITPTIIENISREDVLMQEEIFGPLLPVLEFSNLGEAIAIINSRPKPLALYYFGSKEKANEVLHKTSSGGTSINDTLIHIGNHNLPFGGVGNSGFGKYHGRESFRIFSNQRAVATTPTWIDLPFKYAPFKNFRWIKKLLD, encoded by the coding sequence TTGTTAAGCTTAGAATTTGATATGATATTCTTTACAGGCAGCACAAGGGTAGGCAAACTGGTGATGAAAGCTGCTGCAGAGCATCTCACCCCGGTGGTCCTTGAACTTGGAGGAAAAAGCCCGTGTATAGTAGATGAAAATGCAAACCTTGAGATTTCTGCTAAACGTATTGCCTGGGGGAAGACAATAAATGCAGGTCAAACCTGTATAGCGCCAGATTATTTGCTGTTGAACAGAAATGTGAAGAGAGAATTTTTGGAGCTGCTTAAAGGTCATCTTGAAAGCATGTTTGGAAGTGATATTAAGCAAAGTGAGTACTATGGTCGTATAGTGAATGACAAGACCTTCAATAAGCTTGAGCAATTGCTGCAGGAAACTAAGGGGAATATTTTTTACGGGGGAGAGACAGAAAAAAACCAGCGTTTTATTACTCCTACAATCATTGAGAATATCTCCAGGGAGGATGTTCTTATGCAGGAGGAAATCTTTGGCCCTTTACTACCTGTTCTTGAATTCTCTAATTTAGGTGAAGCAATCGCAATTATAAATTCCAGGCCCAAGCCCCTTGCTCTTTATTACTTTGGGAGTAAGGAGAAGGCAAATGAGGTCCTGCACAAAACCAGTTCTGGCGGTACAAGTATTAATGATACTCTTATACATATTGGAAATCATAACCTTCCTTTTGGCGGGGTAGGTAATAGCGGTTTTGGAAAGTACCACGGTAGGGAAAGCTTTCGAATCTTCAGTAATCAAAGGGCGGTGGCCACCACACCTACCTGGATTGACCTGCCATTCAAATATGCTCCTTTTAAAAATTTCCGGTGGATTAAAAAATTGCTGGATTAA
- a CDS encoding aldehyde dehydrogenase family protein, translated as MKETNREKVLQVHRDQKGFFNSHQTKDLDFRLKQLQKLKKVIKEYEKRIEEALWLDLHKSAEEAYLTEISIVTGELDLHISNLKKWAKPQKVSTPLHLKPSKGKLIYEPLGVGLIIAPWNYPFQLLINPLVGAIAAGCCAILKPSEFTPNISGVMEEMINNTFEENYVKVLPGGSKQEKNC; from the coding sequence ATGAAAGAAACCAACCGGGAGAAGGTCCTGCAGGTTCACAGGGATCAAAAAGGATTTTTTAATAGCCATCAAACAAAAGATCTTGATTTTAGGTTAAAGCAACTGCAAAAACTGAAAAAGGTTATTAAGGAGTATGAAAAAAGAATTGAAGAGGCATTGTGGCTGGACCTTCATAAAAGTGCAGAGGAGGCTTATTTAACCGAGATAAGTATTGTTACCGGGGAGTTGGACCTGCATATAAGTAATTTGAAAAAATGGGCAAAACCTCAAAAAGTATCCACTCCATTACACCTCAAGCCTTCGAAAGGTAAATTAATCTATGAACCCCTGGGAGTAGGCTTGATCATTGCGCCCTGGAATTACCCATTTCAACTTTTAATAAATCCACTAGTGGGAGCAATAGCCGCAGGTTGTTGTGCTATTCTTAAACCTTCTGAATTTACCCCAAATATTTCCGGGGTCATGGAAGAAATGATCAACAATACGTTTGAAGAAAATTATGTAAAAGTGTTACCCGGGGGCAGCAAACAGGAGAAGAATTGTTAA